TGCTAAAAAGCAAATACATATTAGATAATCAACTATTAAAACCTAAAAACATAATAGAAGAAAGCAAAATAAAATTTTTCATTGAAAATTTTGACCATATTTCAGAAGAAGATTTAGAAACTATTGTAAGAAGCAAAAATAAATAAACAAATGACAAAACAAACATTTATAAAAGCCATTGAGGCTATAAAGAAACAATACGAATACGATAAGGAAGTAGCTAAAAATTTAAGCAAGGTTTTTCCTAATGCTTTTGAAGCTAATTTATTACCACAAAAACACTTTTTATCCAACATATTGATGAAAATACTACAAGAAGAAATGAACGATATAAGTTTAATAGAGTTGTTCTGTTGGAACGCAGACTTTGGTAATAAACGACTGCGTATTTTTTGCGAAGACAAAGATGTATATATAAAAACGCCCGAAGAACTTTACGATTTTTTAAAAAACAATAAACAATGATAGAAATAGGAAAAAATTTACAAGAAGTAATAATGACTATAATTGGATGTGTAGCTATTGTTACAATACTTTATTTAACAATTAGAGATAACAAAAATTAAAAATTATGGAAAAACTAATCAAACAAATCAAACAATGGGCTGAAGACAAAGGAATACTAGCTAAAGCAACACCAACGAAACAAGCCCTAAAAACATTAGAAGAATGTACAGAACTACTCACTGCTATTGCAGATGATGATGGAACGGAAATAAAAGATGCAATAGGAGATATAGTAGTTACGCTAATTATTCAGTGCGAAATGCAGAATTTAAATTTTATAGACTGCGTACAAAGTGCTTACGATGTAATAAGCAAAAGAACAGGAAAAATGATTAACGGGCAATTTGTAAAAGATATATGACAACGAATAATTGGAAAAAAACAGAAGAAGAATTACCAAATGAAAACGAAACTGTTTGGATAACGAACGGAAAAGATTGGGTAGCATTGGGTTGTTTAGCGTATGTTGAAGACGGCTATCTATGGGGAATTTCCAATAATGAAATATACTCAAAAGACAACAAGATAATGACAGAGGTAGATTTAGAAGAGGGTTTAGATGTTAAGTTTTGGCATTCGGTGCCAGATATACCTAAAATTTAAAATATTAAAAAACAATATTATGGAAGTAAAAATAATTAAAAGTTCAGACGAAAATGTAATGAAATTTGTCTTTGAAAAAGAAAATGCGGTTGCGGAAGCGGTATTATATAAGTATCCAACATACGAGGATAGAACAGTTATTTGCTGCTCCACACAAAGTGGCTGTCCCGTAGGGTGTAGATTCTGTGGTGCGGGTGATTATTTTGTTAGGAGTTTAAAATCCGAAGAAATAGTTTATCAAGTAGATTACTGTTTAAATAGTCAAAGTATAGATGCAAGTAAAATAAAGAATTTTCAAATAATGGTTATGTCAATGGGGGAACCATTATTAAACTTCAAAGAACTTGAAAAAGCATTTGAAATATTACATTCAAAATATCCTAATGCTAAACTTTTGATTAGCACAATAGCACCTCAAATAAACTATAATAGTGTTATGGATATGGCTGAAAGGATACCTACAGTTGGGTTACAGTTTTCAATTCACGAAAGTACAGATGAGAAAAGAAATAAACTGATACCGTTTAAAAAGAAATTGACACTTTCTGAAATAGCAGAAGTTGGCGAAGTATTTTTAGCCAGAACAGGAAGAAAGCCTTTTTTCAACTACTGTGCAAAAGAAGATAACTCAAGTCAGGAAGATGCGGATAGACTTGCTGAATTATTAAACCCAGATGTTTTTGAAGCAACTATTTCAGTTGTTTGTGAAAGAGATGAGAGTATTGCAGCAGCTAATGAAAGACAAAGAGAATTGGCTAATTCGTTTATGTGCAAATTAAATGAAAAAGGATTTTCTACACGAATGTTTGACCCAGCAGGGCAAGATGATATAGGTGGTGGTTGCGGTCAATTATGGTTTGTCCAAGAATGGATGAGAAATAATCCTGAATTAGCAAAAAAATCGGTTGGTTTTGGAATGGATATTATTCACGCACCATCATCAAATTAAGAACAAGTAGAAAAACATATGACAACGAAGGATAAACTAAAAATAATAACAGACAACATAAGACAAAAACTTCCACGACTAATGGAGTTGGAGGAGGGGTGTCTGATTAAAGATAAAGGCACAGATATTATAGGTAAAATTGTCCATAAAGACGATGATGAATTTATATTTATTCAATGGATGGATGATATGTATGTTAAACACTCAAAATGCTCACTTGAATACCTTAAAAACAGATTTAAAAGTCTAGGCAAAGAACCAATGCTGACTGATATGTTAGAATGGTTAAGTCTTCTTAAAGAAGTAAGTTTATGTTATTTAGACAACAACAGTCTTTTAGTTATAGAAAAATCAGGCAAATTTTATTACCAAGTAATAGACATCACGAAACCTTACCTAAAAGACCAATCAAAAGAAGTAATTGACTTTTTATATAATTTTATAGAAAATGAGAAAACTCCCTAACGATATTAGCCGATGTGCTAACAAAGAGTGTCCATTAAAAGAACAATGCCTAAGATGGCTAGACAATGGGAACGGAATGGTCCCACTATCGTTATTTAAGCCTAAAGACGGAAAATGTAAACATTTAATTGGAAAATAACAAAACACAATGACTAAAGTAATTTACAAATACCCTCTCCAAGTAGAGGACTAAGCATTACAGAGGGGCTACCGCCTCTCTTTTTCTTGCAAAGCTAAAATTTTTTAGCAAAAAATTTGCACAGTAAAAAAATAGTCGTATATTTGCAGTGTTAAACCATCGTGAGTAGTTGTATAATCAATAAAAATAAAATATAAACTTACAGGCGTAAGGGTGTCGTATAATAGTAATATTATACACTTTCGTGAACACGATGGTTTAACAGCACCTACTTACGCCTATTTTATTTTTAATTATTATGTTAAACCATCAAACAACCGCACCAACCGCAAACAATAGTAGCGAGGTGCAAAGAAGCTTAAAAGAAGTATTAACAGTAGCAGACTTAACAGACTACAAACTTCGCTACCTGAAAGAAGTGCTAACCGACGAGTTAGACAATTTTCACGACACTATTAACGAAGAAATCAAAGACGAGCGAAAAAGAGCTATTTTATTTGATAAAAGCAACCGAGTAATTGCCCTTTTTGCAATGTTAAAAGATTTATTACCACAAGTGCCTGACTACTTTGAGTAGGTAAATATGCTTTTGATTTATGATGATTTACGAACTTCTAAATCTGCCCAGCTATGAAAGCGTTAATCAAAATCACAGAACAGAACGGCAAACAAGCCGTGTCAGCTAGAGAGTTACACTCTTTTTTAGAAAGTAAACAAGACTTTTCTAATTGGATAAAAAACAGGATTGAAAAATATGGACTTATTGAGGGGCAGGATTATCAAAAATTATATTTTGATTATAATGGTAACTTATTGAATATCAATCTCAATAAAAATATTGACATTGACAATCAAAGAGTTATGAAAATAGAGTATATTTTAAGTATTGATACAGCGAAAGAGTTGGCAATGGTGGAGGGTAACGACAAAGGCAAACAAGCGAGGCGTTACTTCATAGAGTGCGAGAAGAAACTTAAAACCACCCTACCCACCACCTACAAAGAAGCCTTACTTGAACTCATCAAGAAAGAAGAAGAAAAAGAGGTATTACTCTTGCAAAATCAAGAGCAACAAGCCCAACTTGAAGCACAAGCCCCAAAGGTATTATTTACAGAGGCGGTAATGGGTAGTAAGACCTCGTGCCTTATTGGCGAGTTAGCCAAAGTAATTACTCAAAACGGTTACGAGATAGGCGAACGGCGATTGTTCAAATACCTAAGAGAAAACGGCTATTTGGGGCGTAAAGGCGAACGCTACAATATACCTAATCAAAAATATGTAGAACAGGGTATTTTTGAACTCAAAAAAGGCACTCGTTCAGGTAGCGGTGGCGTTATGCATACCACCATAACCACAAAGGTAACAGGCAAAGGGCAGGTTTATTTTGTAAACAAGTTTCTCAAACACCTACAGAGTGCCTAACAACAAATGGGGCTGAAATAT
This Riemerella anatipestifer DNA region includes the following protein-coding sequences:
- a CDS encoding MazG-like family protein codes for the protein MEKLIKQIKQWAEDKGILAKATPTKQALKTLEECTELLTAIADDDGTEIKDAIGDIVVTLIIQCEMQNLNFIDCVQSAYDVISKRTGKMINGQFVKDI
- a CDS encoding radical SAM protein; its protein translation is MEVKIIKSSDENVMKFVFEKENAVAEAVLYKYPTYEDRTVICCSTQSGCPVGCRFCGAGDYFVRSLKSEEIVYQVDYCLNSQSIDASKIKNFQIMVMSMGEPLLNFKELEKAFEILHSKYPNAKLLISTIAPQINYNSVMDMAERIPTVGLQFSIHESTDEKRNKLIPFKKKLTLSEIAEVGEVFLARTGRKPFFNYCAKEDNSSQEDADRLAELLNPDVFEATISVVCERDESIAAANERQRELANSFMCKLNEKGFSTRMFDPAGQDDIGGGCGQLWFVQEWMRNNPELAKKSVGFGMDIIHAPSSN
- a CDS encoding phage antirepressor KilAC domain-containing protein; its protein translation is MKALIKITEQNGKQAVSARELHSFLESKQDFSNWIKNRIEKYGLIEGQDYQKLYFDYNGNLLNINLNKNIDIDNQRVMKIEYILSIDTAKELAMVEGNDKGKQARRYFIECEKKLKTTLPTTYKEALLELIKKEEEKEVLLLQNQEQQAQLEAQAPKVLFTEAVMGSKTSCLIGELAKVITQNGYEIGERRLFKYLRENGYLGRKGERYNIPNQKYVEQGIFELKKGTRSGSGGVMHTTITTKVTGKGQVYFVNKFLKHLQSA